tctctgtagaaccaacctcagatggtGTTCAtattctgactctgactgagaataaaccaggatatcatcgatgaagacgatcacaaactggtccagataatccttgaacactctgttcatcagatccataaaagcagtcgggacattagtcaatccaaaagacatgactaagaactcataatgcccatacctggtgtgAAAAGAAGTCTtcagtatgtctccctccttgaccctcaactgataataaccagaacgaaggtctatctttgagaatacctttttaccttgcaactgatcaaatagatcatctatccttggcaaaggatacttgttcttaattgttaacttattcagttctctgtaatcaatgcacatcctcagagaaacatccttcttcttcaaaacAAAATTGgcgctccccaaggtgagaaactaggtctaataaaacccaaatccaaagCTCTttcaactgtactttcaattctttcaactcagctggggccattctgtaaggtgctctagacactggctccgtccccggtgccaattctatcacaaactcaatttatctgtgtggtggcaaccttggtaaatcttatggaaacacatccaggaattcacagactaatatggtctcttctggtctcactggcacgacctaagtggtgtcaaccacactggctaagaatccaatgcaacctccttacaATAGATCTCTatccctcaatacagaaatcatatgtatgcggggtccatgcacagtgccaacaaacacaaaaggatcctcaccctcaagctcaaaggtgaccatcttccttctgcaatcaatggttgccccatactgataaacgagttttaggctcgtttatggtatAGTTTTAGGTTGGTTTTCGTTAGTTTAGGATTACTTTATTGCataattatgctcgtttgttcatgtttcaggttttcctTGTTAAGTTGGTGAAAATAGTGAAAAGCattgaaagtggaagaaaaataTAGCTAAGTTGGAGAAAATCATGTTTTTCGTGGTCGATATGTGCGAGTTTTGTTGTTGTCAATAGCGCAACAGTGCTATCAAAGGAGCGCCATAGCGCTAGGAAGGACATGAAGGAGTTGATCGCCTCTGGAAATAGCACCCCAGTGCTAAAAAAAggtagcgccacagcgctatcaAGAACTGaaaggcagcgccccagcgctacatggagggcagcgctacagcactgGTGAACAAAATTTTAGGCGTTTTGGCTCTGACTTTAGTGCTACAACACTCCAGAcacagcgctatagcgctgtatacatgtttttcagattttaaaccactttttgaagggaaaaatggtcaattCATTTGGGAACATTGGAGGGCTATTTAACAACATTTTTCTGCGAATTTTAGGGGAGTCTCAGTTTTTAAAAACCCTAGATTAGAAAAGGCCGCGGTAATTAGTTTTCtgttttcatctgaattctttaggttgattttatgaacaattatttgcattttatttccatcatgttatttatgaactaatttcttttatctagggattaatgtagtcgctgagatttctatttaattttattatgatattctattgatacttcttctctattctaatctatatgatgtttgtttaatgctagtaaatacttgatcactatttacttggtttaatggttttgattcaaaattcaaaagttgagaattgaatatgctatcattgtatagacataggttgcatattggacgaaagtacctgtatgacttgtgtagtaattaggtttccatgtttaatgccttttatatgttcaagtttatcacataaatgtagaaaacctgcatatggATTGGGATCTTATATCTttaaaaagaataggaatcgattatattaacctgctattagaatagaaagaagagatttagaattgattattaaaattaatagaataaatagttgatgaaattaattcctaggttttttattattgattttaattagttgattcattgttttgtttccagttctttaatttttgttcataGTTTGTAATATTCCTTTAACTTttaataattcaattaaattttaattcaccaaatagaatttgaaaatcaattattgGTATTTGGAAATCAGTCCtcgtgggatcgacactctatttatcatatattacttgattcgaccacgtatacttgcgtgtacAGATTTTtcagatcaagtttttggcgccgtttccGGGTACATAATTGTCAATATCAtagttaattgttatttgttctaatttggttattttattatatttaatttctgttaacatttatttggatcaaggttctattgtgtttcaggaattgttggtatatgcgaagTAATAGACAAAAGGAGATTATACCAATCGATAtggaaattgaaagaacgtgtAGACAGAACCAGAAAAAAAGAGAGGAGATTGGAGTTTACCATGGCTGACAATTTGGGAAACggtgctaataatggtcaaggggctGCCGAGGTCCCAAGGGAACAAGGACCAATAACTTTGAGagactatgtacttcctactgttacaggagtgcattcatgcattagcCCTCCAACCATTGTtgcaaacaattttgagattaagccagccATCCTCCAAATGGTCCAAACAACTTTTTATTTTGGAGGTATGCCAACGGAGGACcccaatttacacatagctaattttctggagttatgtgctacgctcaagatgaatggggtgagtgatgatgctataagatTGAGGCTATTACCATTTTCACTGAGGGATAGGGTGAAGAGTTGGCTGATATCCTTTCAGGTGAATTCTATCACTACATGGGAGAAGTTAGCTCAAAAGTTCCTTGCCAATTTCTTTCCTCCAGCGAAGGCTACAAAATTAAGGGGAGAGATCAATAATTTTTATTAGTCGGAAGGAGAGTCATTGTATGAttcttgggagagatttaaggagttgttaaggaagtgtccacaccatggaatagaaaagttgatgttggtgcataatttttacaatgggttgAATGGAACAACGAGAACAATCATAGATGCTGCGGCGGGAGGTGATTTTATGAGTAAGAGTGCTAGTGAGGCGTATGAGCTCTTAGAGGAGATGGCGATGAATAATTATCAACGGCCAACTGAAAGGGGGAAACCAAAGAAGTTGCTGGAATGATGGAATTGGACACTATATCCATGCTTGCCGCTCAAGTAGAAGCCTTGACAAAGCAACtacaaaagactacactcccatctcaagctatgcaagttcaaaacTTGTGTGAATTGTGTGGTACAACTCATCCACCCAACCAATGCCCTGCTCTAGATATGAATAACATACCCATGAAAGAAGTACACGCTATAGGGAATTACCAAAGACAACCCAATAATCCCAATTCTATGGCCTACAACCCCAGTTGGAAGAACCATCCTAATTTTTCGTGGTCCAATACTCAAAATACTCAACAACCTTACCCTCAACCTCAGCCACAATATCAACCACCATAAAATAGACCACCATATCAACAAAAACATGCGCAACTTCACCCTCCACCTGgatattatcaaccacaaaatagaccacctcACCCAATGCCAATGAAACCAGCTGAACCTCAACCTGACGTACTTAACCAATTTATGACTAAAACCAGGGCATCcataaggagtttggagactcaaatagggtAGTTGGCTATTTTAATGTCGAATAAagctcaaggaaattttcctagcactacagaagttaatcctaaagGACAGTGTCAAGctattactttgaggagtggaacaAGGTATGAAGGGCCAAACAAGAATCAGTCAGAAGAAGAAGGTTGGAAGGGAAATACACAAGGTATAGAACAAGAaaagtctaatgaagaaaaggttactgaagaccttagaAAGGAAGAGGAGGTACCCCCTATGAGTATTGACCATCATGTTAGAATCCCATATCCACAAAGGTTACGCAAGCATAATTTGGACAAGCAGTTTGCAAAGTTattagaggtgttcaagaagctacatattAATATACCGTTCGCAGAAGCATTAGAACAGATGCCCAGCTATGTAAATtttatgaaggagattctgtctaATAAGAGAAATATGGGTGATTATGAAATAGTAGCATTAACGGAAGAGTGTAGTGTGATTTTACAAAggaaacttcctcaaaagttacgagatcctggtagttttactattccatgcacaattggggagtttgaatgtaagcatgcactTTGTGATTTGGGGGCAAGTATTAATTTAATGCCTTTGTTAGTATTTCGTAGACTTGGTTTAGGTGAAGCTAGGCCAACAACAGTAACATTGCAGCTGGAAGATAGATCTGTGAAGCATCCACgtggtattatagaagatgtgttggttaaggtggataagtttatatttctggctgattttatagttcttgatatggaagaGGATGAGAATGTTCCTATTATCTTGGGGAGGCAATTTTTAGCAACTGGGCAAGCGTTGATAGATGTGCAGAAGGGAGAGTTAAAGCTAAGAGTACAAGAGGAAGAAGTAGTATTTAATGTGTTCAAGGCTATGACTTATCCTAAAGTAAGTGACAGTTGTTTCTCAATTGATGTGGTAGAAGAAGTAGTAGGAAGAAACAAATTAATTGAAGATCCTCTTGAAATAAGTCTTCATTTGATGATGTAGATGATGAGGACAATGAAGAGGCATTGAgttatttgaattggataaaatcATATGAGCCGTGGAAGCATAAAAAGTTTGAAGAATTGGGCGAAGGATTAGAAAGACCATTACCATCTATTTTGAAACCACCTGTGTTAGAATTGAAAGCGTTACCGGAACATCTACGCTATGCTTATCTTGGAGAAAAAGAGACTCTTCCGGTCATAGTTTCATCATTTCTTTCGGAAGTAGAAGAGGAGAAGTTGATGAGGGTGTTAAGGGCTCATAAAACTGCTATAGGGTGGACTCTTGCTGATATAAGAGGAATCAGTCCATCGATAGTTATGCATAGAATTCTTATGGAAGACAATGCTAGACCTACTAGTGATGCTCAACGAAGACTTAATCCgacaatgaaagaagtggtgagAAAAGAGAttttgaaatggttagatgctgGTGTGATTTACCCTATTTGTGATAGTGCTTGGGTGAGTCCAGTCCAAGTAGTACCTAAAAATGGTGGTATGACCGTGGTGAAGAATGAAAGTAATGAACTGATTCCAACAAGGACTGTGACGGGTTGGAGGATATGTATAGATTACTGGAAGTTGAATAAGGCAACTaggaaagatcattttcctttACCTTTTATTGATAAGATGTTGGATAGGTTGGCGGGGCATAACTACTATTGTTTTCTAGATGGGTACTCAGGCTATCATCAAATTTTAATTGCACCGgaggatcaagagaagacaaTGTTTACATGTCCTTATTGTACTTTTGCTTTTAGAAGGATGCCATTCGGGTTATGTAATGTACCAGCCACAtttcaacggtgtatgatggcGATATTCTCTGACATGGTTGAGAAGGAGATTgagatttttatggatgatttttcggtGTATGGGTCTTCTTTTGACTAGTGTTTGACTAATCTAGAGTTGGTTTTGAGGAGATGTGAGGATTCACATTTAGTACTTAATTGGGAAAAGTGCCACTTTATGGTGAATGAAGGAATTGTATTGGGGCACAAGATTTCTAAGAAAGGCATTGAAATGGATAGGGAAAAATTTCTACGATAAAGAATTTGCCACCTCCAGTTTCAGTATAAGGAGTAAGGAGTTTTTTTGGGCCATGTgggattttataggaggtttatcAAGGATTTCTCTAAAGTCTCAAAGCTGCTGTCCACCTTGTTAATGAATGGGGTTCCGTTTGATTTTGATGATAAGTGTCACTAAGCTTTTAAGATACTTAAGGAGAAATTGATTTCGACACCTATAGTTGTAGCACCTCAATGGGATATGCCATTTGAATTGATGTGTGACACCATTGATTTTGCAGTTGGGGCAGTGTTGGGACaaagagttgacaaggtattcaacaCTATTTATTATACAAGTcgtaccttgaatgatgctcaaattAATTATGAAAGTACAAAGAAGGAGTTGTTGGCCATAGTGTTTGCCTTTGATAAGTTGAGGCCATACTTGATTGGGAATAAGGTTGTTGTTTACACAGATCATTCAGCGATAAAATATCTTATGACCAAGAAAGATTCCAAGCCTTGTCTTATTCGTTGGATTTTGTTGTTgcaagaatttgatgtggaaattaaGGATAAGAAGGGCACAGAGAATTTGGTGGCTGATCACTTGTCT
The genomic region above belongs to Humulus lupulus chromosome 1, drHumLupu1.1, whole genome shotgun sequence and contains:
- the LOC133819026 gene encoding uncharacterized protein LOC133819026, producing the protein MSNKAQGNFPSTTEVNPKGQCQAITLRSGTRYEGPNKNQSEEEGWKGNTQGIEQEKSNEEKVTEDLRKEEEVPPMSIDHHVRIPYPQRLRKHNLDKQFAKLLEVFKKLHINIPFAEALEQMPSYVNFMKEILSNKRNMGDYEIVALTEEFLDMEEDENVPIILGRQFLATGQALIDVQKGELKLRVQEEEVVFNVFKAMTYPKVSDSYDEDNEEALSYLNWIKSYEPWKHKKFEELGEGLERPLPSILKPPVLELKALPEHLRYAYLGEKETLPVIVSSFLSEVEEEKLMRVLRAHKTAIGWTLADIRGISPSIVMHRILMEDNARPTSDAQRRLNPTMKEVVRKEILKWLDAGVIYPICDSAWVSPVQVVPKNGGMTVVKNESNELIPTRTVTGWRICIDYWKLNKATRKDHFPLPFIDKMLDRLAGHNYYCFLDGYSGYHQILIAPEDQEKTMFTCPYCTFAFRRMPFGLCNVPATFQRCMMAIFSDMVEKEIEIFMDDFSVYGSSFD